In Microbispora sp. ZYX-F-249, a single genomic region encodes these proteins:
- a CDS encoding nitroreductase family deazaflavin-dependent oxidoreductase, protein MLFGQEHVKRYIETDGEEGHDWEGTTVAILTTRGRKSGQPRSTPLIYQPYGDAYLVVASKGGADEHPLWYLNLQADPEVEFQIKGDRFRARARTATPEERPDMWRTMTATWPAYDEYATKTARDIPVVVIERV, encoded by the coding sequence ATGCTCTTCGGACAGGAACACGTCAAGCGCTACATCGAGACCGACGGTGAGGAGGGCCACGACTGGGAGGGCACCACCGTGGCCATCCTCACGACCCGGGGCCGCAAATCGGGACAGCCCCGCAGCACCCCGCTGATCTACCAGCCGTACGGCGACGCCTACCTGGTGGTGGCGTCCAAGGGCGGGGCCGACGAGCACCCGCTGTGGTACCTCAACCTCCAGGCGGACCCCGAGGTGGAGTTCCAGATCAAGGGAGACAGGTTCAGGGCGAGGGCCCGTACGGCGACTCCTGAGGAGCGTCCGGACATGTGGCGGACGATGACCGCCACCTGGCCCGCGTACGACGAGTACGCCACCAAGACCGCCCGGGATATCCCGGTCGTCGTCATCGAACGCGTGTGA
- the gndA gene encoding NADP-dependent phosphogluconate dehydrogenase — MDKAHIGVTGLAVMGRNLARNFAHHGHVVAVHNRSESRTTRFMEEHRDEGAFLPASTIEEFVASLERPRKAIIMVKAGAPTDAVIEELAAVMEPGDMIIDGGNALYADTRRREAALRERGIHFVGTGISGGEEGALNGPSIMPGGDPEAYETLGPLLEDIAAKVDGVPCCVHVGPDGAGHFVKMVHNGIEYADMQLIAESYDLLRQALGLDPKELSEIFREWNRGDLESYLIEITAEVLGHTDAATGKPFVDVVVDQAEQKGTGRWTVQSALDLGVPVTGIAEAVFARALSGHPEQRAAARSLAGPSGTAGDSGLVEDVRRALYASKIVAYAQGFDQMAAASAEYGWNLKLGSMATIWRGGCIIRARFLDRIRAAYDADPNLPTLLVDPTFAQALEEAQESWRRVVATAATIGVPTPGFSSALAYYDGLRRDRLPAALLQGLRDFFGAHTYRRVDREGSFHTDWSADRAERPA; from the coding sequence ATGGATAAGGCACACATCGGAGTGACGGGCCTGGCCGTCATGGGCCGCAACCTCGCCCGGAACTTCGCCCACCACGGCCATGTGGTCGCGGTGCACAACCGCTCGGAAAGCCGTACGACCCGCTTCATGGAGGAGCACCGCGACGAGGGCGCGTTCCTGCCGGCGAGCACGATCGAGGAGTTCGTGGCCTCCCTCGAACGTCCCCGCAAGGCGATCATCATGGTCAAGGCCGGAGCGCCGACCGACGCGGTGATCGAGGAGCTCGCCGCCGTCATGGAGCCCGGCGACATGATCATCGACGGCGGCAACGCCCTCTACGCGGACACCCGCCGCCGGGAGGCGGCGCTGCGCGAGCGGGGCATCCACTTCGTCGGCACCGGCATCTCCGGCGGCGAGGAGGGCGCGCTCAACGGCCCGAGCATCATGCCCGGCGGCGACCCCGAGGCGTACGAGACGCTCGGCCCCCTGCTCGAGGACATCGCGGCGAAGGTCGACGGGGTGCCGTGCTGCGTCCACGTCGGCCCCGATGGCGCCGGCCACTTCGTCAAGATGGTGCACAACGGCATCGAGTACGCCGACATGCAGCTCATCGCGGAGTCGTACGACCTGCTCAGGCAGGCCCTCGGGCTGGACCCGAAGGAACTGTCCGAGATCTTCCGCGAGTGGAACCGGGGCGACCTGGAGTCGTACCTCATCGAGATCACGGCGGAGGTGCTGGGCCACACCGACGCCGCCACGGGCAAGCCGTTCGTGGACGTGGTGGTGGACCAGGCCGAGCAGAAGGGCACCGGCCGCTGGACCGTGCAGAGCGCCCTCGACCTCGGCGTTCCGGTCACCGGAATCGCCGAGGCGGTGTTCGCCCGGGCGCTGTCGGGCCACCCGGAGCAGCGGGCCGCCGCCCGTTCGCTCGCCGGGCCGTCCGGCACGGCCGGCGACTCCGGCCTCGTCGAGGACGTGCGGCGGGCGCTGTACGCCTCGAAGATCGTCGCGTACGCCCAGGGGTTCGACCAGATGGCCGCCGCGAGCGCGGAGTACGGCTGGAACCTCAAGCTGGGCTCGATGGCCACGATCTGGCGCGGCGGCTGCATCATCAGGGCGCGCTTCCTCGACCGGATCAGGGCGGCCTACGACGCCGACCCGAACCTGCCGACGCTGCTGGTCGACCCCACCTTCGCCCAGGCCCTGGAGGAGGCCCAGGAGTCGTGGCGGCGGGTCGTGGCGACGGCGGCGACGATCGGGGTGCCCACGCCGGGCTTCTCCTCGGCGCTCGCCTACTACGACGGCCTGCGGCGCGACCGCCTGCCCGCCGCGCTGCTGCAGGGGCTGCGCGACTTCTTCGGCGCCCACACCTACCGGAGGGTCGACCGGGAGGGCTCCTTCCACACCGACTGGTCGGCGGACCGGGCCGAGCGGCCCGCCTGA
- a CDS encoding rhomboid family intramembrane serine protease produces the protein MSDGRTAEIMIAEARKAFWVMVGFLGLIWVVQVANWAADYSLSYSYGIRPWDLERLPGVVSAPLLHWSWAHIEGNSGPLFIFGFLAAYRGVRRFLGVTGLIAVASGLGSWFTADSSTVGAGASGLVFGYFGYVLVRGAFDRHLIDIVIGLVMGLCFAYQFAGLLPAEGIGWQAHVFGFAGGILGGYLFRDRRAKGTTKGTTGGTTPGGAAPPDSRSALLKEIEDLGL, from the coding sequence GTGAGCGACGGCCGCACCGCCGAAATCATGATCGCCGAGGCCCGCAAGGCCTTCTGGGTCATGGTCGGCTTCCTGGGGTTGATCTGGGTCGTGCAGGTGGCCAACTGGGCCGCGGACTACTCGCTCAGCTACAGCTACGGCATCAGGCCCTGGGACCTCGAGCGGCTCCCCGGGGTCGTCTCCGCGCCGCTCCTGCACTGGAGCTGGGCCCACATCGAGGGCAACTCCGGTCCGCTGTTCATCTTCGGGTTCCTCGCGGCCTACCGGGGTGTGCGGCGCTTCCTCGGCGTGACCGGGCTGATCGCCGTCGCCAGCGGGCTCGGCTCGTGGTTCACCGCCGACTCCTCCACGGTCGGCGCGGGCGCGAGCGGGCTGGTGTTCGGCTACTTCGGGTACGTCCTCGTGCGCGGAGCCTTCGACCGGCACCTGATCGACATCGTCATCGGCCTGGTCATGGGCCTGTGTTTCGCCTACCAGTTCGCCGGGCTGCTGCCGGCCGAGGGCATCGGCTGGCAGGCCCACGTGTTCGGTTTCGCGGGCGGCATCCTCGGCGGCTACCTGTTCCGCGACCGGCGGGCCAAAGGCACGACCAAGGGCACGACCGGGGGCACGACCCCCGGCGGGGCCGCCCCGCCCGATTCGCGGTCGGCCCTGCTCAAGGAGATCGAAGACCTCGGCCTCTGA
- a CDS encoding sensor histidine kinase, with the protein MGEKWAGLAARREAAADVLLAVAVLAFAVPAVVFGRSFPALPFLAVPWWAQIAVGGAAAASMLVRRSVAWPVVAATVACALLTGQTMPLMLAAYSMTSRNTVRSWPWVTAVLAGVHALADYTSPYTDKLPVAVTVRAITLVFLPALVGTWVWRYRSMIRELRAGVRAREERAAAQERRRIAGELHDTVTHAVTVMVLNAGLIQDTDELDEIRKLARNIEDKGVRALTELRELLTALRRKDLPPSAESVEGIPRLVEESRATGLRVALHYDVPEETLPRQAGHACYRVVQEGLNNVRKHAPGTDVQVVCEAHGDVLNVSVVNSGKSRAVPVRVPADAGGGYGLPGLRERVTLVGGRLTYGPTAEGGFALTARIPFHPPDHGEP; encoded by the coding sequence ATGGGGGAGAAGTGGGCCGGGCTCGCCGCGCGCCGGGAGGCGGCGGCCGACGTGCTGCTCGCCGTCGCCGTCCTCGCCTTCGCGGTTCCGGCGGTCGTGTTCGGCCGCTCCTTCCCGGCCCTGCCGTTCCTCGCCGTGCCGTGGTGGGCGCAGATCGCCGTGGGGGGCGCGGCGGCCGCGTCGATGCTGGTGCGGCGCAGTGTGGCCTGGCCCGTGGTCGCGGCCACCGTCGCCTGCGCCCTGCTCACGGGCCAGACGATGCCGCTGATGCTGGCGGCGTACTCGATGACCTCGCGGAACACGGTGCGATCCTGGCCGTGGGTGACCGCCGTGCTGGCGGGGGTCCACGCGCTGGCCGACTACACGAGCCCCTACACCGACAAGCTGCCCGTCGCCGTGACGGTGCGGGCGATCACGCTGGTCTTCCTGCCCGCGCTGGTGGGCACCTGGGTGTGGCGCTACCGCTCGATGATCCGGGAGCTGCGGGCGGGCGTGCGGGCGCGGGAGGAGCGCGCCGCCGCCCAGGAACGCCGCCGCATCGCGGGTGAACTGCACGACACGGTGACGCACGCGGTCACCGTGATGGTCCTCAACGCCGGTCTCATCCAGGACACCGACGAGCTCGACGAGATCCGCAAGCTGGCCAGGAACATCGAGGACAAGGGCGTGCGGGCGCTGACCGAGCTGCGCGAGCTGCTCACGGCGCTGCGGCGCAAGGACCTGCCGCCCTCGGCCGAGAGCGTCGAGGGGATACCGCGCCTGGTCGAGGAGAGCAGGGCGACCGGCCTGCGCGTCGCCCTGCACTACGACGTGCCGGAGGAGACGCTGCCGCGGCAGGCCGGTCACGCCTGTTATCGCGTCGTCCAGGAGGGCCTCAACAACGTGCGCAAACACGCGCCCGGGACCGACGTGCAGGTGGTCTGCGAGGCCCACGGCGACGTGCTGAACGTGTCCGTGGTCAACAGCGGCAAGAGCCGTGCCGTGCCGGTCCGGGTGCCCGCGGACGCGGGGGGCGGCTACGGGCTGCCCGGCCTTCGCGAGCGCGTCACGCTCGTGGGCGGGCGGCTCACGTACGGGCCGACCGCGGAGGGCGGGTTCGCGCTCACCGCCCGCATCCCCTTCCACCCGCCGGATCACGGCGAGCCCTGA
- a CDS encoding DEAD/DEAH box helicase, producing the protein MSLLRRLPSGSDPDALFDAFVSWNADRGLTLYPAQEEALIEVVSGNNVIVSTPTGSGKSLVAAGAHFAALARDEISFYTAPIKALVSEKFFDLCALFGTENVGMMTGDATVNADAPVICCTAEILAQIALRDGADADVGTVIMDEFHFYAEPDRGWAWQVPLLELPQAQFVLMSATLGDVERFQTDLTRRTGRPTSVVKHAERPVPLIYSYRTTPLHETLEELLSTQQAPVYVVHFTQAAAMERAQALMSINMCTKAEKEAIAALIGNFRFTTRFGRALSRLVRHGIGVHHAGMLPKYRRLVERLAQAGLLKVICGTDTLGVGVNVPIRTVLFTALSKFDGTKVRRLRAREFHQIAGRAGRAGFDTVGYVVCQAPDHVIENERALAKIGDDPKRRRGYARKKPPEGFVGWSEDTFEKLQTAEPEPLTSRFKVSNAMLLSIINRPGDCFQAMKRLLTDNHEDRKAQRRHISHAIAIYRSLLAGGIVEKLAEPDEHGRMARLTVDLQEDFALNQALSTFALASFELLDRESPTYALDLVSIVESTLDDPRQILHAQLNKARAEAVAQMKADGIEYEERMERLAEITHPMPLADLLFGAYETYRRGHPWVGDHVVSPKAIVRDMYERAMTFTEYIQFYELARSEGTVLRYLADAYRTLSKTVPEHLKTDDLVDLIEWLGELVRQVDSSLIDEWEKLANPAEALEAGEELETRARPVTANARAFRVLVRNAMFRMVELVALDREEELAELYPDVDWAAAMDAYYEEHDEVLTGPAARGPALLLIEEEKELWRVRQIIDDPAGDHDWGISAEVDLAASDEEGTAVLHVTGLTRL; encoded by the coding sequence ATGAGCCTCCTCCGCCGTCTTCCGTCCGGCTCCGACCCCGACGCGCTGTTCGACGCGTTCGTGTCATGGAACGCCGATCGGGGGCTCACGCTCTACCCGGCGCAGGAGGAGGCGCTGATCGAGGTCGTCTCCGGCAACAACGTGATCGTGTCCACGCCGACGGGCTCGGGCAAGAGCCTCGTCGCGGCCGGGGCGCACTTCGCGGCGCTGGCCCGGGACGAGATCAGCTTCTACACCGCGCCGATCAAGGCGCTGGTGTCGGAGAAGTTCTTCGACCTGTGCGCGTTGTTCGGCACCGAGAACGTCGGCATGATGACCGGCGACGCCACCGTGAACGCCGACGCGCCCGTCATCTGCTGCACCGCCGAGATCCTCGCCCAGATCGCGCTGCGCGACGGCGCCGACGCCGACGTCGGCACCGTGATCATGGACGAGTTCCACTTCTACGCCGAGCCCGACCGCGGCTGGGCCTGGCAGGTGCCGCTGCTGGAGCTGCCGCAGGCGCAGTTCGTGCTGATGTCGGCCACGCTCGGCGACGTCGAGCGCTTCCAGACCGACCTCACCCGCCGCACCGGCCGCCCCACCAGCGTCGTCAAGCACGCCGAGCGGCCGGTGCCGCTGATCTACTCCTACCGGACCACTCCCCTGCACGAGACGCTGGAGGAGCTGCTGTCGACCCAGCAGGCCCCGGTCTACGTCGTGCACTTCACCCAGGCCGCGGCGATGGAGCGCGCCCAGGCCCTGATGAGCATCAACATGTGCACCAAGGCCGAGAAGGAGGCCATCGCCGCCCTCATCGGCAACTTCCGCTTCACCACCCGCTTCGGCCGGGCCCTGTCCCGGCTCGTGCGGCACGGCATCGGCGTGCACCACGCCGGCATGCTGCCGAAGTATCGCCGCCTGGTGGAACGGCTGGCCCAGGCGGGCCTGCTGAAGGTGATCTGCGGCACCGACACGCTCGGCGTGGGGGTGAACGTCCCGATCCGCACCGTGCTGTTCACCGCGCTGTCGAAGTTCGACGGCACCAAGGTGCGGCGGCTGCGGGCGCGGGAGTTCCACCAGATCGCCGGGCGGGCCGGCCGGGCCGGCTTCGACACGGTCGGGTACGTCGTCTGCCAGGCGCCCGACCACGTCATCGAGAACGAGAGGGCGCTGGCGAAGATCGGCGACGACCCCAAGCGGCGCCGCGGCTACGCGCGCAAGAAGCCCCCGGAGGGGTTCGTCGGCTGGAGCGAGGACACCTTCGAGAAGCTCCAGACGGCCGAGCCCGAGCCGCTGACCTCCCGCTTCAAGGTCAGCAACGCCATGCTGCTGTCGATCATCAACCGGCCCGGCGACTGCTTCCAGGCGATGAAGCGACTGCTCACCGACAACCACGAGGACCGCAAGGCGCAGCGCCGCCACATCAGCCACGCCATCGCGATCTACCGCTCGCTGCTGGCCGGCGGCATCGTGGAGAAGCTCGCCGAGCCCGACGAGCACGGCCGGATGGCCCGGCTCACCGTCGACCTGCAGGAGGACTTCGCGCTCAACCAGGCGCTGTCCACCTTCGCGCTGGCGTCCTTCGAGCTGCTCGACCGCGAGTCCCCGACGTACGCGCTGGACCTGGTCTCGATCGTCGAGTCCACGCTGGACGACCCCCGCCAGATCCTGCACGCCCAGCTCAACAAGGCCAGGGCCGAGGCGGTCGCGCAGATGAAGGCCGACGGCATCGAGTACGAGGAGCGGATGGAGCGCCTCGCCGAGATCACCCACCCGATGCCGCTGGCCGACCTGCTCTTCGGCGCGTACGAGACCTATCGGCGCGGGCACCCGTGGGTCGGCGACCACGTCGTCAGCCCCAAGGCCATCGTGCGCGACATGTACGAGCGGGCCATGACCTTCACCGAGTACATCCAGTTCTACGAGCTGGCCCGCTCGGAGGGCACGGTGCTGCGCTACCTGGCCGACGCCTACCGCACGCTGTCGAAGACGGTGCCCGAGCACCTGAAGACCGACGACCTGGTGGACCTCATCGAATGGCTCGGCGAGCTGGTGCGCCAGGTCGACTCCAGCCTCATCGACGAGTGGGAGAAGCTGGCCAACCCCGCCGAGGCGCTGGAGGCCGGCGAGGAGCTGGAGACCAGGGCCCGTCCGGTCACCGCCAACGCGCGCGCCTTCCGGGTGCTGGTCCGCAACGCGATGTTCCGCATGGTGGAACTCGTCGCGCTGGACCGGGAGGAGGAGCTGGCCGAGCTCTACCCGGACGTCGACTGGGCCGCGGCCATGGACGCCTACTACGAGGAGCACGACGAGGTCCTCACCGGCCCGGCCGCCCGCGGTCCCGCCCTCCTGCTCATCGAGGAGGAGAAGGAGCTGTGGCGGGTGCGTCAGATCATCGACGACCCGGCCGGCGACCACGACTGGGGCATCAGCGCGGAGGTCGACCTGGCCGCCTCCGACGAGGAGGGCACCGCCGTCCTCCACGTCACCGGCCTCACCCGGCTCTGA
- a CDS encoding MDR family MFS transporter, whose product MTTETAAAPGRSREVMIVLPGLMLAMMLAMLDNMIVGTAMPRIVGELQGLDYFTWVTTAYVLGTTVSTPIWGKLGDLYGRKNIFLGSIVIFLAGSALCGMAGSSLFGGTGDGMIELIAFRALQGLGAGGLIVGVMAIIGDLVPPRERGQYQGIMAAIMSLAMIAGPLVGGFITDNLNWRWAFYVNLPLGGVALIWLILKLHLPKNRTQHRIDWLGAAVLTVAITAIVLITSWGGQKHGYPWGSWQILGLAGLAVVALAVFIPVERRAAEPILPLHVFRNRNFTLINALGFLLGFAMFGAITFLPMFQQIVQGATATNSGLLLLPMMASSMVVSLFVGRAITQTGKYKSFPVIGGVIMAIGVWLLSTQDVHTPTWRTGVYIAVLGLGMGFLMQTTMLIAQNSVEQKDIGVASSASTFFRSIGGSFGISLFGAIFNNRLADEITTRFGANAAALLGSGGGQIDRTQLAKLPPTAYAGFLEALSSAIGSVFLWSVVFAALVPVIAAFITHVPLRSGAPGAAGGEKAEPVAAAFE is encoded by the coding sequence ATGACCACGGAGACCGCGGCCGCGCCAGGCCGGTCCCGGGAAGTGATGATCGTCTTACCCGGCCTGATGCTCGCCATGATGCTGGCCATGCTGGACAACATGATCGTCGGCACCGCCATGCCGAGGATCGTCGGGGAACTCCAGGGCCTGGACTACTTCACCTGGGTCACCACCGCGTACGTGCTGGGCACCACGGTCTCCACGCCGATCTGGGGGAAGCTCGGCGACCTCTACGGCCGCAAGAACATCTTCCTCGGCTCGATCGTCATCTTCCTGGCCGGTTCCGCGCTGTGCGGCATGGCGGGCTCGTCGCTGTTCGGCGGCACCGGCGACGGCATGATCGAGCTGATCGCCTTCCGGGCGCTGCAGGGCCTCGGCGCCGGCGGGCTCATCGTCGGCGTGATGGCGATCATCGGGGACCTCGTCCCGCCGCGCGAGCGTGGTCAGTACCAGGGCATCATGGCCGCGATCATGTCGCTCGCCATGATCGCGGGGCCTCTGGTCGGCGGGTTCATCACCGACAACCTGAACTGGCGCTGGGCCTTCTACGTGAACCTCCCGCTCGGTGGGGTGGCGCTGATCTGGCTGATCCTCAAGCTGCACCTGCCGAAGAACCGGACCCAGCACCGCATCGACTGGCTCGGCGCGGCCGTCCTCACCGTGGCGATCACCGCGATCGTGCTGATCACCTCGTGGGGCGGCCAGAAGCACGGCTACCCCTGGGGCTCGTGGCAGATCCTGGGCCTCGCGGGGCTGGCGGTCGTCGCGCTGGCCGTGTTCATCCCGGTCGAGCGGCGGGCGGCCGAGCCGATCCTGCCGCTGCACGTCTTCCGCAACCGCAACTTCACGCTGATCAACGCGCTCGGCTTCCTGCTCGGCTTCGCGATGTTCGGCGCGATCACCTTCCTGCCGATGTTCCAGCAGATCGTGCAGGGCGCCACGGCGACCAACTCCGGGCTGCTCCTGCTCCCGATGATGGCCTCGTCCATGGTCGTGTCGCTGTTCGTCGGCAGGGCGATCACCCAGACCGGCAAGTACAAGAGCTTCCCGGTGATCGGCGGCGTGATCATGGCCATCGGCGTGTGGCTGCTGTCGACGCAGGACGTCCACACCCCCACCTGGAGGACCGGCGTCTACATCGCCGTCCTCGGCCTCGGCATGGGCTTCCTGATGCAGACGACCATGCTGATCGCGCAGAACAGCGTCGAGCAGAAGGACATCGGCGTGGCCAGCAGCGCCTCCACGTTCTTCCGCTCCATCGGCGGGTCGTTCGGCATCTCGCTGTTCGGCGCGATCTTCAACAACCGGCTCGCCGACGAGATCACCACCAGGTTCGGCGCCAACGCGGCCGCCCTGCTCGGCTCCGGCGGCGGCCAGATCGACAGGACACAACTCGCCAAGCTTCCGCCGACGGCCTATGCGGGGTTCCTGGAGGCGCTCTCGAGCGCGATCGGCTCGGTCTTCCTGTGGTCGGTCGTGTTCGCCGCGCTCGTCCCGGTGATCGCCGCCTTCATCACGCATGTCCCGCTGCGCAGCGGCGCTCCCGGCGCCGCCGGCGGCGAGAAGGCGGAGCCGGTGGCCGCCGCCTTCGAGTAG
- a CDS encoding TAXI family TRAP transporter solute-binding subunit: MRFKLVTALAVTAALLAGGCGGDRSAEREGDGTRLSIATGNTTGVYYVLGGGFAELIDKHLPGHRATAEATGASVENIQRVVRGQSDIAFTLADTAADAVRGTGAFTAPQPIRALARLYGNYTHVIARTDAGITSVAGLRGKRVSTGSPNSGTEVIALRLLAAAGLDPDKDVERQALSLPETVQGLKDGTLDALVWSGGLPTSGITDLVTSMRDEVAFVPLDDVLPAVRAAHGPVYAAGTIPKGAYGTPSDVPAIVVPNLLVVNAAMDAKLAEELTRLLFDHKADLEKVHVSAKEITLADAPRTDPVPLHEGARRFYG, from the coding sequence GTGAGGTTCAAGCTCGTGACGGCGCTGGCCGTCACCGCGGCACTGCTGGCCGGCGGTTGCGGGGGCGACCGGTCGGCCGAGCGGGAGGGCGACGGCACCCGCCTGTCGATCGCCACCGGCAACACCACCGGCGTCTACTACGTGCTGGGCGGCGGGTTCGCCGAGCTGATCGACAAGCACCTGCCGGGCCACCGGGCGACCGCGGAGGCCACCGGCGCCTCCGTGGAGAACATCCAGCGCGTGGTCAGGGGACAGTCGGACATCGCCTTCACACTCGCGGACACGGCCGCCGACGCGGTGAGGGGCACCGGCGCCTTCACCGCGCCGCAGCCGATCCGCGCGCTCGCCCGGCTCTACGGCAACTACACCCACGTGATCGCGCGGACCGACGCCGGGATCACGTCCGTCGCCGGCCTGCGCGGCAAGCGCGTGTCCACGGGATCGCCGAACTCGGGGACGGAGGTGATCGCGCTGCGGCTGCTCGCCGCCGCCGGGCTCGACCCGGACAAGGACGTCGAACGCCAGGCGCTGTCGCTGCCCGAGACCGTGCAGGGACTCAAGGACGGCACCCTCGACGCGCTGGTGTGGTCGGGCGGCCTGCCCACCTCGGGCATCACCGACCTGGTGACGAGCATGCGGGACGAGGTGGCGTTCGTGCCGTTGGACGACGTGCTGCCCGCCGTGCGCGCCGCCCACGGCCCCGTCTACGCCGCGGGCACGATCCCCAAGGGCGCGTACGGCACGCCGTCCGACGTGCCGGCCATCGTCGTGCCGAACCTGCTCGTGGTGAACGCGGCGATGGACGCCAAGCTCGCGGAGGAGCTCACCCGGCTGCTCTTCGACCACAAGGCCGACCTGGAGAAGGTGCACGTGTCGGCCAAGGAGATCACCCTCGCCGACGCGCCCAGGACCGACCCCGTGCCGCTCCACGAGGGCGCGAGGAGGTTCTACGGCTGA
- a CDS encoding M15 family metallopeptidase, which translates to MRRLLVTGLIVVTAVIAVFVHRSQRSSSFPSESPVKHSPVPPLATASPAAPSGAGHSEHRDAPGEAGGAVPDGVTVFDDEVPGVANLDRGLLRALRQAATDAADDGIEFYVNSGWRSPEYQDRLLREAISTYGSEDEARRWVATPATSSHVTGDAVDVGHSDATAWLSEHGAEYGLCQIYRNEPWHYELRVEAIDRGCPRMYADPTQDPRMRG; encoded by the coding sequence ATGCGCCGGCTCCTGGTCACCGGCCTGATTGTCGTCACAGCCGTCATCGCTGTCTTCGTCCACCGGTCGCAGCGTTCCTCGTCGTTCCCGTCGGAATCCCCCGTGAAGCACTCCCCGGTCCCGCCGCTCGCAACGGCCTCCCCGGCAGCACCATCGGGTGCTGGTCACAGTGAGCACCGTGATGCGCCCGGCGAAGCCGGCGGTGCCGTCCCGGACGGCGTGACGGTCTTCGACGACGAGGTCCCGGGCGTGGCCAACCTCGATCGAGGTCTGCTCAGGGCCCTCCGCCAGGCGGCGACGGACGCCGCGGACGACGGAATCGAGTTCTACGTCAACAGCGGCTGGCGCTCTCCGGAGTACCAGGACCGGCTTCTCCGCGAGGCCATCTCCACGTACGGGTCCGAAGACGAGGCCAGGCGATGGGTGGCCACCCCGGCGACGTCCTCTCACGTGACGGGGGACGCGGTCGACGTCGGGCACTCCGATGCGACGGCGTGGCTGTCCGAACATGGTGCGGAGTACGGCTTGTGCCAGATCTACAGAAACGAACCCTGGCACTACGAACTCCGCGTCGAAGCGATCGATCGTGGTTGTCCGCGCATGTATGCCGATCCCACCCAGGACCCGAGGATGCGGGGGTGA
- a CDS encoding TetR/AcrR family transcriptional regulator, with product MGAHTDTRSRIQEVAIRLFTEQGYEATSLREIAEALGVTKAALYYHFRTKEDIVASLVEDRIKALDELIAWANRHPRDAGTRGELITRYSALMTRGRAHEVMHFMDRNKTALRGHAKVDLMRERMGELMQALYEPDDPLPVKLRRSMALFAMHAAWFFVRDEATSEEERTAAGLQVALELAEGSGG from the coding sequence ATGGGTGCTCATACCGACACGCGCAGCCGCATCCAGGAGGTCGCGATCAGGCTCTTCACCGAACAGGGGTACGAGGCGACGTCGCTCCGGGAGATCGCCGAGGCCCTCGGCGTGACCAAGGCGGCCCTCTACTACCACTTCCGGACGAAAGAGGACATCGTCGCCAGCCTGGTCGAGGACCGCATCAAGGCGCTGGACGAGCTGATCGCGTGGGCGAACCGGCATCCCCGCGACGCCGGGACCCGCGGGGAGCTGATCACCCGCTACTCCGCCCTGATGACCCGCGGGCGCGCCCACGAGGTCATGCACTTCATGGACCGCAACAAGACGGCGCTGCGCGGCCACGCCAAGGTGGACCTCATGCGCGAGCGCATGGGCGAGCTGATGCAGGCGCTGTACGAACCGGACGATCCGCTGCCGGTCAAGCTCAGGCGGTCCATGGCCCTGTTCGCGATGCACGCGGCGTGGTTCTTCGTCAGGGACGAGGCGACGTCCGAGGAGGAGCGGACCGCGGCGGGGTTGCAGGTCGCCCTGGAATTGGCCGAGGGTTCAGGCGGTTGA